A stretch of DNA from Candidatus Methanomethylophilaceae archaeon:
TTAGGAGGCGTTTTCAGTTCGATTATGGGCCATATTCTTCAAGAAAATGTAAAAGAGCGGTGTGCCATAAGGACGTATCCCCGGTTTGGGCCGATTATGGGACTATGGCATCAGCCTTGCTTTCCGAGCCTTCCAGAGCAGCACGATCGTACGTCTGAATCCATTTATGCGCAAAGCGGCTTACAACTCAGATTTAAATATCTCTTCCTTATTGCTTGGGTGGAGGACCATTATGTATGCCATGATCAAGGATGTCGAGAGGCAGGTATGCATCCCACCAGTGGAGCTCGGCGACGACTATGAGGCCAACGTTGAGAAGCTCACTTGGGAGACTTTCGGCGGGAGGTTCGGAGAGGACAAATCGTTTACCGTTCTCATCCAGAACGTCAGATCAGTGGGACCTGGCCGCATAGTTCACGGCAACGGGGGAGTGCATCAGTCCGTTATGTTCGATGAGATCGTCTTCAAGCCAGAGAACGATGAGATTGTCGAGGGCAATGTGGTCGAGATCGTGAAATTCGGGGCTTTCGTCAGGTTCGGTCCTTTGGACGGGCTCCTTCACGTGAGCCAGGTGATGGACGACCGCGTGGACATAGACGAGAGCAACCAGAGGCTCGTCGGCAAGGAGAGCGGAAGGTATCTCGCAGTCGGCGACGTAGTAAGGGCGAGGATAGTAAGCCTCGATCTCAACGAGAAGAGCCCCCAAGAGAGCAAGATAGGGCTCACGATGCGTCAGACCGGCCTCGGGAAGCTCCAGTGGCTCGAAGAAGACGGAAAGAAATCTCTCCGCAGAGGAGGCGACGACGATGAGTGACGTGAGGAACCTTCTCGCATGCAAGTCATGCAAGATGCTGTTCGACTCGGAAGCGCTCAAAGAGCAGAAGCTTCCCCTTTCAGAATGCCCCCAATGCAGGGGCCAGCTCACCAAGGATTGGCAGGGATACCTGGCCGTCGTGGACTTCGAGAAGTCCGAGATCGCCAAGACCATGGGGATCTCCAAGAACGGCAAATATGCCCTGAAGGTCCGTTGACACTCATGTTCGAGAGGGATCTTGTCCTCCCAGCCTCGGAGAGGCAGGCGTTCAAGGAACCCATCGGAACTGAGCTGTACGATTCCGATCTGGATTCGTTCAGTAAAGAAACCCTTTTGGTGACGGTAGGGGACGTGGTGTCCCTGACGTTCAGAAACCGCGGGATAAGGCCGGATCTGTCCATATACGACGGATTCACCGAACGCCGCGGGATGACCCAATTCGCAGAGCTCGTCCGCGATGAGCCCAAAGAGAGGGTCGTCAGCCCTGCGGGGATGATATCCGCCCAGCTCGCGGATGCCATACGCAGGTGCATCGGGAAGTCCGGAAGCGGGCTGATCTGCGTGGAAGGGGAGGAGGATCTGGCTTTGCTGCCTTGCATCCTCTACGCCCCGGAAGGAGCTCAGATCGTGTACGGATGGCCCGGGCGGTGCATGATGCTCGTCGAAGTCGATGGGCACATCCAGATGAAGGCCGCCGACCTGGTCGCCAGACTGGAGGAATCAAAATGAAAATGGAAATCACCCAGAAAAGGGAGAACCCTCTCTTCGAGAGGACTGAAGTCCACTTCACGATCGATCACAACGGGGAATCCACCCCCGGAAGGAACGCGGTCGCCGAAGAGGTCGCGAAACAGATGAAATCCAACAGGAAATGCGTCGTAGTAGATGTCATCGAGTCGGTATACGGAAGGGGCATGTCCAAGGGATATGCCAAGGTCTACAAGAGCACCGAAGCCGCTCTCAAATACGACCGCGAGTATCTCCTGAAAAGGAACGGAATCGAGGCGCCAAAATACGAGGCGCCCAAGGCCGAGGAGTGATTCTTATGGCAGGAAAAGCAGCCTCTAAGAAAGCATCGGTCAAGAAGAGCAGCGCCTACAAGGTCGAGGGCGACAAACTCGTGAGAATCAAGCCCGTCTGCCCCAAATGCGGCCCCGGCGTTTTCATGGCTGTCCACAAGGACCGCAAGGCCTGCGGACGCTGCGGATACACCGAGTTCGACAAGAACTGAAGTTCCATTCCCGGGGAGACCCGGGTCAAACCGCTTTTTTCTGCATTAGGGCCTGTAGTATAGCCTGGATAGCATTGTGGCCTCCGGAGCCTCGGACTCGGGTTCGAATCCCGACAGGCCCGCTCATGCTCATAGCCAGCATCGATTTTTTCCGGTGCATTAAATTTCCGGGCCGTCCTCCCGTGCGGCGGGCCGATCGCGCGGATATGGTGTGTTTAACTCTCCTCTTTGAGCGATTATCGTGTTGACGCTTGGAAAACTGGAATTATGCCAAAGAATTTGGGGTATTTGTCGGCCGAATCCGCGGAAACAGTTGCAGATGACGAATAATCCAGGCAGTTCGGCGCCCAGATCTAATGCACGTGCATTAGCATGCCCGCACCCTGTTACCCGTTAACCTGTTAACCCGTCTCTGACATGGGAACTGAGGAGGACACCATTGCCAAGGCGATGGGTATTCGGAATTGGGGGGGCCTATTTTGACGGTCCAGCCTTTTCATTTTTGGGGAATCCAAGGTGCTTCAGGATGGGGATTTCGAATTGCAGGGGAATCCCAGGGCCTGAACTGCTGTAGAATCCCATCCGATGCATCAAGACCGCTTTGTGCGATAAGTGACGTGTTGGTCGCCAAGATTGCTGGTTTCGCCCAGAGGAAGCGGTACCGCATGTGGGACGATTCCGATCTGGAGATCCTCTATTCCGCCGATGTACTGGACATCGACATCCTGATAACCAGCGACGGGACTTTTTTTGACGCGAATGGGCCTCTCAGGGACATATGTGCTAGGATAATGAGGCCGCTGGAGCACCTCATGGGGAGGTGGAGAAGGAGGAAGCCCCAGTGTGCGATGGTCTGTAGGAGGCTGGATCGCCCGGAGTCGCTGGGGATGGCGGAGTGGGGCTACGCTCGCAGCGTC
This window harbors:
- a CDS encoding 30S ribosomal protein S27ae; translation: MAGKAASKKASVKKSSAYKVEGDKLVRIKPVCPKCGPGVFMAVHKDRKACGRCGYTEFDKN
- a CDS encoding DNA-directed RNA polymerase, encoding MYAMIKDVERQVCIPPVELGDDYEANVEKLTWETFGGRFGEDKSFTVLIQNVRSVGPGRIVHGNGGVHQSVMFDEIVFKPENDEIVEGNVVEIVKFGAFVRFGPLDGLLHVSQVMDDRVDIDESNQRLVGKESGRYLAVGDVVRARIVSLDLNEKSPQESKIGLTMRQTGLGKLQWLEEDGKKSLRRGGDDDE
- a CDS encoding 30S ribosomal protein S24e — its product is MKMEITQKRENPLFERTEVHFTIDHNGESTPGRNAVAEEVAKQMKSNRKCVVVDVIESVYGRGMSKGYAKVYKSTEAALKYDREYLLKRNGIEAPKYEAPKAEE
- a CDS encoding DNA-directed RNA polymerase subunit E gives rise to the protein MSDVRNLLACKSCKMLFDSEALKEQKLPLSECPQCRGQLTKDWQGYLAVVDFEKSEIAKTMGISKNGKYALKVR
- a CDS encoding GTP-dependent dephospho-CoA kinase family protein, with translation MFERDLVLPASERQAFKEPIGTELYDSDLDSFSKETLLVTVGDVVSLTFRNRGIRPDLSIYDGFTERRGMTQFAELVRDEPKERVVSPAGMISAQLADAIRRCIGKSGSGLICVEGEEDLALLPCILYAPEGAQIVYGWPGRCMMLVEVDGHIQMKAADLVARLEESK